In the Grimontia kaedaensis genome, one interval contains:
- a CDS encoding DUF945 family protein, giving the protein MIFGKYAAVAGAVAIAVLWPFATGQIGQSQYEAEIEKAKSPYLAIENVSYDRGYLSSDVVTKFSLTGSTKEQYEEEGLPTSFTVLSEVGHGFLSISSISKLEMTPEVKTLSEVLWPSGESPITLVSETSIFGDTQFDITVRAMDGGDEEVTITSSPANVSGTADKDGNMIYQLEMPSVELSGVEGEKFTFSEITGSGQGKMVDEMWVGQQLMNVKTTSLTDVTGMAATVTNLGIDVQNEMDATNGDVTTAKPEELRITSKNTISFQKLDVPETMVLDNFKLGVNFKDLDYTAMMALAEKADSLNAEPTDEEMMQLATSLDGLVESGMTFELKPLEVDTPEGRVDAKFDLTVEPGLGSVTQNFGALMSKLKGNLLVNVPAAYVNGVPAVSASLGNLEPYGFISEAENGVTLEAKIEGDQAISPTGERIPIGLLMMMFM; this is encoded by the coding sequence ATGATATTTGGAAAATATGCGGCAGTGGCAGGCGCGGTAGCGATTGCTGTGTTATGGCCGTTCGCGACAGGACAAATTGGCCAATCTCAGTACGAAGCCGAGATTGAAAAAGCGAAGTCACCTTACCTGGCCATTGAAAATGTCTCTTATGATCGTGGCTACTTGTCTTCAGACGTTGTGACCAAATTTTCGCTGACTGGCTCAACCAAAGAGCAATATGAAGAAGAAGGTTTACCGACGTCATTCACTGTATTGAGTGAAGTAGGGCACGGTTTCCTCAGCATCAGCTCAATTTCTAAGCTTGAAATGACGCCTGAAGTGAAAACGCTGTCAGAGGTGCTTTGGCCGTCGGGTGAGTCTCCTATCACTCTGGTGAGTGAAACCTCTATTTTTGGTGATACTCAGTTCGACATCACTGTTCGCGCGATGGACGGTGGTGATGAAGAAGTGACCATCACTAGTTCTCCGGCGAATGTATCTGGTACCGCTGATAAAGATGGCAACATGATTTATCAACTGGAAATGCCGTCTGTCGAGCTTTCTGGCGTTGAAGGTGAGAAGTTTACTTTCAGCGAGATCACGGGCTCTGGACAAGGCAAAATGGTTGATGAAATGTGGGTTGGTCAGCAGCTTATGAATGTGAAGACCACCAGCTTGACCGACGTGACAGGCATGGCTGCAACCGTCACTAATCTTGGCATTGACGTTCAGAACGAAATGGACGCTACCAATGGTGATGTGACGACTGCCAAGCCAGAAGAGCTTCGTATCACCAGTAAAAATACCATTTCCTTTCAGAAGCTTGATGTGCCTGAAACCATGGTTCTGGATAATTTCAAGCTGGGCGTGAACTTTAAAGACCTGGATTACACCGCCATGATGGCACTGGCTGAAAAAGCTGATAGCTTAAATGCAGAGCCAACAGACGAAGAGATGATGCAACTGGCCACTTCTCTGGATGGATTAGTAGAAAGCGGCATGACTTTCGAGCTGAAGCCACTGGAAGTGGATACTCCTGAAGGCCGTGTAGACGCGAAATTTGATTTAACGGTAGAACCAGGCCTTGGCAGCGTAACCCAGAACTTCGGTGCATTGATGTCGAAACTGAAGGGCAATCTGTTGGTGAATGTACCTGCTGCCTACGTGAATGGTGTGCCTGCTGTCTCTGCCTCATTGGGTAATCTTGAACCGTATGGTTTTATCAGTGAAGCTGAAAATGGCGTAACACTTGAAGCGAAAATTGAAGGTGACCAAGCGATATCGCCAACCGGTGAGCGCATTCCAATAGGTCTTTTAATGATGATGTTTATGTAA
- a CDS encoding CBS domain-containing protein → MESIKVKDYMNKRPVTFTASMPLSRALEKMLSANQTGGPVVDDRNKVVGFLSEQDLIHKLLKAGYYCQDSNNVADCMHSNVKAVLPDDSIIRLAEEMLPAKPKVYPVIDEDERLVGCISRRDILRAIAAQIDDSFHHPV, encoded by the coding sequence ATGGAATCGATTAAAGTAAAAGATTACATGAACAAAAGACCGGTCACCTTCACCGCTTCCATGCCGCTTTCCAGGGCGTTGGAGAAGATGCTCAGTGCCAACCAGACGGGTGGCCCCGTCGTTGATGATAGAAACAAAGTGGTTGGATTCTTATCCGAACAAGACTTGATCCACAAACTGCTGAAAGCGGGTTATTACTGTCAGGACAGCAACAACGTCGCAGACTGTATGCACAGTAACGTGAAGGCTGTTCTTCCTGATGACAGCATCATCCGCCTTGCAGAAGAAATGCTCCCAGCCAAGCCAAAGGTCTATCCGGTGATTGACGAAGATGAAAGGCTGGTCGGTTGTATTTCACGACGAGATATCCTGCGTGCGATAGCAGCGCAAATTGATGACTCGTTCCATCATCCGGTTTAA